gcattttgtgtgtgtgtgtgtgtgtgtgtgtgtgtgttagatgATATTATACAGAGGATCAATGAAGATTGATGAGGATGGATTTGGACAACCAATAAATTATTTACAGTGCTACAGTAAAACAGACTCTTCAGTGGCAGAGTATCAGATTTAGCTGGTCACACTTTTGGATTTGCAAACAGCAGTACGAGTCTAACTGTACATTTAGCTCAGCTTTAACCATTCTCAGAGTCGCTGTGGAACCCATCCAAAGCGTGCTTGCTGGTTAATGAGTAGGAATGTCAATCATGATGACAGAGGGGAGAGGCGGTGTGCATAGACGATAGAGGGATGGGGACCTAACGTCTGAGGCTAAAAATCACCTGGCCCCTGGTGTGCACTGGTCTGATTAATATTCTCAGCGATGTAAATAAAAACAAGCAGCACCTCAAACCAACAAATCAGGCATAGGCTACGTGGGGAACTGACACTGAAAACAAACTAAGCCTGAGTAATGATTGCTCTACACCATGAGGAGATAGCTCTTTCAACTGAGGGTCAGTCAATGTCAAGGTCACTATCATCATTACGGCACACTGAGGCACTCTTAATGGACATGGGTGACACCGCATCTTTCTCCGGCAGCACGCCGTACTCGCGCAGAAATGACTCCAGGTCAGCGGCGAAGAAGTCATACCCCAGTTGGTCGGTGATGCGCACAAAGTTGCCGATCAGGTCGCCGCACTTGTAGACCAGGAGAGCAGGCAAGGCGTTGTCAGTGAACCGGGCACTGGCGCCAATCACGGAGCTACGGATCTTGCAGAACTTTACCAGCGGGTAGTCGGAGGCCAGGCAGATCAGGCAGCCGTTCATGGCTTCGCAACCCGGCAGTTCATCTTCGTAGATGTGAACTACGATCAGAGTGTTCTTCTCCTCTTTATCAATTGTGTCCAGAAAGTCCTCGGAGCTGGTTAGCTCGTAGATCTGCTCAAAGCGCTTGCCGCTGTAGAGGTGCTCCCTCATCTCCTTCATCCGCTGCTTGCGGTACTGCTCCAGAAACACCTCATCGTCCTGCTCATTCAGCATATTGCATTCTTTCAGTGTCAACTACAAAACAAATCAGCAAAACATTAGGCTAACTGCTTCAGTATGGCTGACTAATGACATACTTTTCCACAACTACGGTTAACACATTGTAACAATACAAGGAACTATAACATTTAAAACATGCGCAAAACCTAAAAATGTGTATTTTGACATTTAAAACATTTTATGTTTCGACAGCCCCTTCCAAACCCACCGTCTCTACCAGTTGGGATGAGGGCAGCACACAGGTCGGTCTGGAAATTGTCCTTTATAAGACAAAGAGGCACAgccagtccatttggcccatgagtctgctctaccattccaacaCGACTGATTTACTTTCTCTCACAACCCCCTTCTCCCCCATAACCTtccacgccctgactaatcaagaactggtCAACCTCtgctatacccaatgacttggccttcacagctgtctgtggcaatgaattccacagattcaccaccccaggctaaagaagttcctcctcatctgtgttctaaagggatacctctcttctgaggctgtgcactccgatcctagactcacccactattggaaacattctctctacattcaGCTCTATCTATAcgttccagcccaacaagctgaCAATACCCAAATACagccacgtgaccaattaacctactaacctgtacatgcTTGCAAtgacagagcacccagagaaaatccgtgtgtcatggggagaacatacaaactccttacagataacagAGACTGGCCTGAAACACTGTTACACTAAACTGCACTCCCTTGTATTGAATGCTCGCCCGGCCCGGCCTGGTGTCCCTGCCCAGAAGACCATGTGGTGTAGATATTAACCTTGCCATTGACCTTGTCCTGGACCACCTTCTGCTTGTGGAGATCCTTCTGTTCGTCGAGGTGAGAACGACAGCTCATCGACAGCTTCTTGATGAGCCGGTGGACCTCGCGGCGCTGCTCGGCACGCTGCTCTGTTTCCAGCTGCTTGAAGCGCCGCCAGTCATTGATAACTCCTTTCGGACCTGAGCAGAGAAGGGGGTCGACACAGGGCTTTTAACAAAACAGTTGCCCTGGCTGCAGGGCAACACGGAACAGACTATCATCAGAGTTCAGATCCACTCCATTTCTCGTATGTGGCCTCATGTGAGGGTACACATTAGCTCTTTACCTCCTGCAGCATAAGAGActgagcagatttgatagagatactatatacagaattatgaggagtaaacgcaagcaggctttttccactaaggttaggtgagactaaaactaggagTCATGaattaagggagaaaggtgaaaggtttaagcgTTGCTGAGAgtgtagaagtggtggatgtgcgtTCGATTTCAACCATAAAGAGAAgagtggataggtacatgtatggGAGGGACATGGAAGGCTATGGCaaaggtgcagatcgatgggaccaGGTAGAATAACAGTATGGAACAGACTCAgaatggctgaagggcctgtttctacgcTGTAGTGACCTATGACTCCATACGTTGACACATACTTAGTCATTGACCACTAATGTCCAAGGACATGCTGGGGGCTGCCCACAGGCATTGCCAAAATAGCATATTCACAAGTTATTACCCCTAACTGGTAAGTcgttggaatatgggaggaaaccctcatggtcacggggagaacatattgAAAGGGGTGGGAATGGAATCCCAGTATTATGGTTGGCGGTGTACAGCGTTACACTGAACACTGTACTACGTGCTGCGTTATAGAGCGTCCAGAGAGGGTCACACTGCAGCTCCACTGTTTCAGGGAGTTAATGAACGCCTTCCACAAGCAGCTTTGAAGATTCATTTTAGCTTAGTAGCCAGTCAAAGACTACTTTATTAAAATACAAGCATAGTTTAAAAATCTCCAGAGCTGGACATTTCATTTATTTGCAAAACAACCTCTGCGCGATGAACTGCAGTGAGAAACAAGGAACTGCATGAGGTCTAATATCCTCTGACCGCATCTACCTGACAACAGGTTCATCAGCAACCCTTGGAAAATAAAAatctctgctttttaaaaaacattGCACATTTAATCAAACACCAAAGTTGTAATATTTTTGATTGATTTTTATTTAccgatacagcacagtaacaggtccttcagcacaACAAACCCgctctgcccaattacacccacgtgaccaactaACTTACCAACTCTCCCTTTGGACTGTGGCGGGAAACCCGGAGGAAAGACGCGTGGTCACAGGTAGAAGGtagattccttacagacagcagtgggaattgaacccgggtcgccagcgctgtaatagcattgtgctagctTCTATGCCACCGTGTCACCCACGCCTCGTAGAAGCTCTTCTGATTACGGTAGCACAGAGGTcaatgtgatgctattacagagcAAGCTTTAGGATCAGGGTctaattcccgctgctgtccgtAAGACGAGCCTTTCTTTCGGGTGTTCCGGCctcctcccaaatcccaaagacGCACAGGTTCGGGTTAACAAGCAGTGGGCCAGAAActtggcaacatttgcaggctgcctcaCGTGTGATCAATGAGGCAAATGAGACGTTTCATTGATGTACATATCACAAGTAAAGCTCATCTAATCTTTAATTAGAAGCACAGGTACAGTAGATAGTTAAAagtcttctcccctccccccccccaaataatCAGGGTATCAAAATCAAGAGAGCATGGGTttgagggaggaggcaggagatttaaaGGGACGTGAGGAGaatgttgcccccccccccaccacccacacatACAGGATAACATCTGAAACACGCTGCCAGAAGAGAGGATGAAATCACTACGGTTacgaggcatttagacagatgtTAGAATAGGCGTCCAGAAGGATGCAGTCCTAAAGCAGGCAAATTAATGCCGTGGGGGAGCTTCGAACACAGATCCAAATAGAACAATGTCTCTTTAGAAAAGaggtgaggaggagtttctttggccagaggtggtgaatctgtgcagttcattgccacagagggctgtgaagCTCAAGgtactgggtatacttaaagtggaggttgataggttcttgattagtcagggcgtcaaaggtgaCGGGAAGAAGACATGAGCAAGAgtctgagagggataataaatcagccatgatggtctgaatggcctaattctgctcctgtcttatggtctaaatggaaTGTCTGTAACGGGGTAAAAGGACCAGACTGATGAGCCAAgtcgaagggccagtttctgtttgtTTGAACACTAGACTTTATAAATAGAAGCCTTGAATACAACAAACATCAGAGTGAAGTTAAACCAGGGAGACGGTTACAGCaagagtactgtgcacagttccacgTGGCACACATCACGAAGGGgagaagtacaagatggcagggATAGGTGAAGTCACGTGAGGGGGAAGCTTGTCCACTTTCCCCCCtcttcaccttcttactctggcttttttctcttcctttccagttctgatgaagggtcttggcccgaaaagtcatctgcttattcccctccatagatgctgcctgatctgctgagttcctccagcattttgtgtgtcttctaATTTGAACAGGCGCATTTGGAGTTAACATCCATACCATGACCACCAGACTCAGTTACCTTCCcgaagtagtaaggctgatcaacacctccactcactgacccaccaTCTACACCGcaaccaccaccactttatcatttcctgtcagtcaccttatgtacagacactcctgtccctagcatcactttatggacttaCAATCAGTCAATGTATAAAAGCTCTTACGTATTTATAATTATTGTGCTTATCATTGTGTTcctatcttattgtgtttttttttgtgctgcattagatccagagtaacaattatttcatttaccTTTACACTGATGTACTCGAAATGAGATTAAACAAttttatcttgaatcttgaatgctgACATGATTAATGTGCGGGAAGGCTGGTCCCACCACCTTCCTGCTCCAGGGACTGACAGTCAGTAGATgaacataagaccacaagacataggatcagaattaggccactcggcccagagaatctgctcttccattcaatcatgatttgttatccccattctcctgccttcttcttgtaacctttgacgcccttactaatcaagagcccatCAGCACTCTCTTTAAGTATCCTCACTGACTTGGCCTCACTGCCGTCTGCGGCactgattcaccacactctgtctgaagaagttctcctcacctcagttctaaatggtgtccgtgtattttgaggctgtgcctttagatcctacactcactcactctcagaaacatcctctccacatccgctccgtccagacctttcaatattcaatagtttcaatgaggtccccccacctcattcttctaaatgcccatgaaaacaggcccagagacatcaaaagtTCCtcgtgcattaaccctttcattccctgaatcatcctcATAAGCCTATGgatcatctccaatgccagcacagcttttcttatacaaggagcccaaaactgcccacaattctccaagtgcggtctaatcGATGCCTTATAAAggatcagcatcacatccttgctcttataatcTGATTCTCTCGAAATgagtgctgacattgcatttgcttttctcactactgactcaacctttaaggaatcctacacaagggtttccaagtccctatgcacctctgattttggtactttctctgtttagaaaatagcctttattccttctaccgaagtgcatgaacatacacttccctaaattatcatttgccacttctttgccctttctcccaacctgtccaagttcttctgcagactcgctgtttcctcaacattacctgcctctccactcatcttcatatcatccacaaacctggacacaaagacatcaattctgtcatccaaatcgacATACAGTATAAAATGAAAATAAGCAGCCCCAATACCGATCACTTGTCACCGACAGCCAAGTAGAATAGGCCCCCTTCATtccgactctttgcctcctatcagtcagccaatcttctgtccatgctagtacatttcctgtaataccataacctctaatcctgttaagcagcctcatgtatgtcAGCTTGACAAAGGCAGTTTGAAAATCCAcgaaaacaacatccactgaatctcctttgcctatcctgcctgttatctcctcaaagaattccaacagatctgtcaagcAAGGAtttcccctaaggaaaccatgctgactttggcctattttatcatgtgactccaagtacctcaaaatcacatccattataatagactccaacatcttcccaaccactcaagtcaggctaactgggctataatttcctttcttctgcctttcttccttcttaagagtggagtgaatttgcaattttccagtattctggaactattccagaatctagtgattattgaaagatcattactaatgcctccacaatctcttcagctacctctttcggaaccctagggtgtagtccatctggcccgggtgacttatctaccttcagacctttcagcttccaaagcaccttctccttagtaattgcaACTACACCCCCTTCTGCCCCTGACGCTCTCGAATTTTTGGCATACTGTTCTGTCTTCCacacaaagtacccattaagttcctcctccatttctttgtcccccattactgactctccaatgccattttccagtggtccaatatccactctcccctctcttttaaTATATACTTCAGAAAATAACTTTTGATATCTTTTTTTGCTTATTGGCTGCTTTgtctttgtatttcattttttctcacATTATGGCATTTTTAGTCaccttcagttggtttttaaaaacttccaaatcctctaacttcccactaatttttgctctgttatatgccctctcttttccttttatgctgtctttgacttctgttgtcacccacagttgcatcatcctgcctttagaatactacttcttctatgggatgtgtctatcctgcaccttccaaattgcccccagaaactccagccattactgttctgccatcatccctgctagtgtccccttccaatcaactctggcctgttcctctctcatgcccttgtaattccctttactccactgtaatattgatacatctgattttagcttctccttctcaaactgctgggcgaattctatcatattatgatcactgcctcctaagggtccctttaccttaaactccctaatcaaatctggttcattacacaaaactcaaaccagaattgcctttcctcaagtgggttcaaccacaagctgttctaaggagccatctcataggcattccacAAGTTTCCTCCTTTGGGATTCAGCATCAATTGGATTTTCACAATATTGAgattccccatgactatcgtaaaaCTGCtcttattacatgtcttttctgtttcacattgaaatttatatcaGACATCacggctactgtttgggggcctgtatacaactccattagagtctttttacccttgcagtttcttaactctacccacaaggatcctaaatcttccaatcctatatcacctcttccaAAGTATTTGacttaattttttaccaacagaaccacccacCCAGTCCTGCTAAACTCTGTCCTAGGCTTTGGCAGGTTGCAGCTACAACTAAATGGTAGGTGAATATCTCCTGTTTAATAATTCTCCTTCTGTGCATTTGGTAAACAAGTTACGGCACAGAAACaaccccttcagcccactgagtacCCATCTATAGGGGTCGCATTTGCCAGTTGTGGGCCTTAGTTGCCGTGACATATAATCAATGTTTTTTCCATTGCTTAACTCATTACTACCCTCCTTCACTAACACCTTTGCCCCATTAGTCATTTCATACTTGCTGCTTTCCGTCCTGGCAGGGTCGTTACTCaaccagctgcatcatgggcaccagcctccctacCAGCGAGGGTAGcttcaaaaaggctgcatccatcatgaaggacccccaccactcagggcatgcccccttctcattgctggcatcagggaagaggtacaggagcctgaaagcccaCAGTCAAtcttttaggaacaacttcttccatcagatttctgaatggtccatcaatccatgaacatgacctcactatttTGTGCTACTAATTtactatatatatttcttattgtaacatagtttttttaatgtattacactgtactcctgccataaaataataaatttcatgacatacattgtacctgttgtacctaataaagtggtcattgagtagatgtttgtagtcttctgctgctgtagcccgtccacttcaaggttcgatgtgttgtgcattcagagatgctcttctgcacattgctgttgtaatgtgtggctaCTTGAGTTAccgtcatcttcctgtcagcttgaaccagtctggccattctcctgatctctctcattagcaaggctttttcacccacagaactgccacttactggatgtttcttgtttttttgcagcactctctgtaaactctagagactgttgtgtgtgaaaatcccaggagatcagtggtttctgagatactcaaagcacttCCCtagcaccaacgatcattccacagtcaaagtcacttagatccgatttcttccccattctgatgtttggtctgtactcttgaccatatctgcatgcttttatgcattgagttgctgccatatcattggctgattagatgtttgcattatcaAGCAAGTGTAAAGCTCATCCCTTATTTCCCAGCATTCAGTCTGTCATCTCCATTGTTGACCATCATTCATCCAGCACTCAATCTCTCGGCTCCATCATTAACTATCTCTCATCTTCCAGCACTCAATCTCTCGTCTCCATCACTGACTATCCCTCATCTTCCAGCATTCAATCTCTCGTCTCCATCACTGACTATCCCTCATCTTCCAGCACTCAATCTCTCGTCTCCATCACTGACTATCCCTCATCTTCCAGCACTCAGTCTCTCGTCTCCATCACTGACTATCCCTCATCTTCCAGCACTCAGTCTCTCATCTCCATCACTGACTATCCCTCATCTTCCAGCACTCAGTCTCTCGTCTCCATCACTGACTATCCCTCATCAGCACTCACCAGTCTCTCGTCTCCATCACTGACTATCCCTCATCTTCCAGCACTCAATCGCTCGTCTCCATCACTGACTACCCCTCATCTTCCAGCACTCAATCTCTCGTCTCCATCACTGACTATCCCTCATCTTCCAGCACTCAGTCTCTCGTCTCCATCACTGACTATCCCTCATCTTCCAGCACTCAATCTCTCGTCTCCATCACTGACTATCCCTCATCTTCCAGCACACAATCTCTCGTCTCTATCACTGACTATCCCTCATCTTCCAGCATTCAATCTCTCATCTCCATCACTGACTATCCCTCATCAGCACTCACCAGTCTCTCGTCTCCATCACTGACTATCCCTCATCTTCCAGCACTCAATCTCTCATCTCCATCACTGACTATCCCTCATCTTCCAGCACTCACCAGTCTCTCTTCTCCATCACTGACTATCCCTCGTCTTCCAGCATTCAATCTCTCATCTCCATCACTGACTATCCCTCATCTTCCAGCACTCAATCTCTCATCTCCATCACTGACTATCCCTCATCTTCCAGCACTCAATCTCTCATCTCCATCACTGACTATCCCTCATCTTCCAGCATTCAATCTCTCGTCTCCATCACTGACTATCCCTCATCTTCCAGCACTCAATCTCTCATCTCCATCACTGACTATCCCTTATCTTCCAGCATTCAATCTCTCATCTCCATCACGATCCCTCATCTTCCAGCACTCAATCTCGTCTCTATCACTGACTATCCCTCATCTTCCAGCACTCAATCACTCGTCTCCATCACTGACTACCCCTCATCTTCCAGCACTCAGTCTCTCGTCTCCATCACTGACTATCCCTCATCTTCCAGCACTCAATCGCTCTTCTCCATCACTGACTATCCCTCATCTTCCAGCATTCAATCTCTCGTCTCCATCACTGACTATCCCTCATCTTCCAGCACACAATCTCTCGTCTCTATCACTGACTATCCCTCATCTTCCAGCATTCAATCTCTCATCTCCATCACTGACTATCCCTCATCAGCACTCACCAGTCTCCCGTCTCCATCACTGACTATCCCTCATCTTCCAGCACTCAATCTCTCATCTCCATCACTGACTATCCCTCATCTTCCAGCACTCACCAGTCTCTCTTCTCCATCACTGACTATCCCTCGTCTTCCAGCATTCAATCTCTCATCTCCATCACTGACTAGCCCTCATCTTCCAGCACTCAATCTCTCATCTCCatcactgactatccctaatcttcCAGCACTCAGTCTCTCGTCTCCATCACTAACCACCCTTCACCCTTTTCCCTATGTTGAAAACATTTCTCTAACATCTCctggttctgatgaaaggtcaaagATCTAAAACATTCAAATAAAAAGAAGAGGTGTTGAAAACACTCTACAGTGAATGCctgaaaggaaatgaatctcagggtagtgcatGGTGACACATGTCTTTGcacaatactattacagctctggATGTTGGAGTTTG
This DNA window, taken from Mobula hypostoma chromosome 21, sMobHyp1.1, whole genome shotgun sequence, encodes the following:
- the pdcl gene encoding phosducin-like protein; this translates as MTTLDDKILGEKLQYYYSSSDDDDSDRDENEQKTIKNPVISVGAEVRERSAVNTGPKGVINDWRRFKQLETEQRAEQRREVHRLIKKLSMSCRSHLDEQKDLHKQKVVQDKVNGKLTLKECNMLNEQDDEVFLEQYRKQRMKEMREHLYSGKRFEQIYELTSSEDFLDTIDKEEKNTLIVVHIYEDELPGCEAMNGCLICLASDYPLVKFCKIRSSVIGASARFTDNALPALLVYKCGDLIGNFVRITDQLGYDFFAADLESFLREYGVLPEKDAVSPMSIKSASVCRNDDSDLDID